In the Arachis ipaensis cultivar K30076 chromosome B04, Araip1.1, whole genome shotgun sequence genome, NNNNNNNNCTATCTCGTTGTCAAATGATTTTTATCTTAAATTGAACCTTAAATCGAATCGGTTTAAGATTTTTATCAGAATCACGCAAATAattttcatttattattattgtttaatttgtatatttgagTGTGACATATTTTGTCATTTCAAAGATGCAGCATTAATCACACTACTTTCTAGGAGCTGATCCAAAACCCTTCAATAATACCCCCACCACATAAATCAATAAATCTCAACCATCTatgttttttcatttttgttttttcttttcttcttagaATCAATCATTGGAAAGAACCAAACTTAGGACACATATATCCCTAACTGCTAGGCCTATAAAAATGTGGCAACATCAATCCCTCCAAAACACAGGGAGTGATCGAATTTTCCAAAACACCATGGCATTTCAAATTCACAACAAAGCAATAGTTGAATTGCTATACAAGGCACTATTGGGAGAAGTAAAGAAAATGGACATGGTATCCAAATTGGTGGCAAGTGATCTTGAATGGTGGTTCCATGGTCCACCACATTGCCAACACATGATGAGGCTCCTAACAGGGGAGAAGCCTCACAACAATGGGTTCCGGTTCGAGCCGAGAAGCGTCACTGCCATTGGAGACTGTGTCATCGCCGAAGGGTGGGAAGGAAAGGCCTATTGGGTGCACGTTTGGAAGCTCAAGAATGGCCTCATAACTCAGTTCAGAGAGTACTTTAATACATGGCTTGTGGTAAGGGATCTCCGGCCACCGGCATGGGAAGATGAGAGGCACGACAGCAACACTCTGTGGCAGAGCCAGCCTCGCGATCTCTATCGCCGCTCGCTGCCCGGACTGCTGTTAGCTATTTAGCATTTTCCGGTCATTGGTTTAAATAGAAAACGAAATCCACTTGTATCTAAAATTTTAATACCGGTGAAAATCAGGTACAATCGACTTTATGTGAAATTAATAGTTGAGagttgttagatgaaaatttagtcaaatcattcAAATCATCTAACAGCTCTCGATTATCAACTTTACATAAAGTGGAATGCATCTAAGTTTCCACCCACCTTTAATAAAAGTATTGAAATCTAAACCTTCTCAACATAATTCACTTGTACATAATTTTCCACCTGTTTGAATCTTATCATCATCAGTTTCAAAAGCATTANNNNNNNNNNNNNNNNNNNNNNNNNNNNNNNNNNNNNNNNNNNNNNNNNNNNNNNNNNNNNNNNNNNNNNNNNNNNNNNNNNNNNNNNNNNNNNNNNNNNNNNNNNNNNNNNNNNNNNNNNNNNNNNNNNNNNNNNNNNNNNNNNNNNNNNNNNNNNNNNNNNNNNNNNNNNNNNNNNNNNNNNNNNNNNNNNNNNNNNNNNNNNNNNNNNNNNNNNNNNNNNNNNNNNNNNNNNNNNNNNNNNNNNNNNNNNNNNNNNNNNNNNNNNNNNNNNNNNNNNNNNNNNNNNNNNNNNNNNNNNNNNNNNNNNNNNNNNNNNNNNNNNNNNNNNNNNNNNNNNNNNNNNNNNNNNNNNNNNNNNNNNNNNNNNNNNNNNNNNNNNNNNNNNNNNNNNNNNNNNNNNNNNNNNNNNNNNNNNNNNNNNNNNNNNNNNNNNNNNNNNNNNNNNNNNNNNNNNNNNNNNNNNNNNNNNNNNNNNNNNNNNNNNNNNNNNNNNNNNNNNNNNNNNNNNNNNNNNNNNNNNNNNNNNNNNNNNNNNNNNNNNNNNNNNNNNNNNNNNNNNNNNNNNNNNNNNNNNNNNNNNNNNNNNNNNNNNNNNNNNNNNNNNNNNNNNNNNNNNNNNNNNNNNNNNNNNNNNNNNNNNNNNNNNNNNNNNNNNNNNNNNNNNNNNNNNNNNNNNNNNNNNNNNNNNNNNNNNNNNNNNNNNNNNNNNNNNNNNNNNNNNNNNNNNNNNNNNNNNNNNNNNNNNNNNNNNNNNNNNNNNNNNNNNNNNNNNNNNNNNNNNNNNNNNNNNNNNNNNNNNNNNNNNNNNNNNNNNNNNNNNNNNNNNNNNNNNNNNNNNNNNNNNNNNNNNNNNNNNNNNNNNNNNNNNNNNNNNNNNNNNNNNNNNNNNNNNNNNNNNNNNNNNNNNNNNNNNNNNNNNNNNNNNNNNNNNNNNNNNNNNNNNNNNNNNNNNNNNNNNNNNNNNNNNNNNNNNNNNNNNNNNNNNNNNNNNNNNNNNNNNNNNNNNNNNNNNNNNNNNNNNNNNNNNNNNNNNNNNNNNNNNNNNNNNNNNNNNNNNNNNNNNNNNNNNNNNNNNNNNNNNNNNNNNNNNNNNNNNNNNNNNNNNNNNNNNNNNNNNNNNNNNNNNNNNNNNNNNNNNNNNNNNNNNNNNNNNNNNNNNNNNNNNNNNNNNNNNNNNNNNNNNNNNNNNNNNNNNNNNNNNNNNNNNNNNNNNNNNNNNNNNNNNNNNNNNNNNNNNNNNNNNNNNNNNNNNNNNNNNNNNNNNNNNNNNNNNNNNNNNNNNNNNNNNNNNNNNNNNNNNNNNNNNNNNNNNNNNNNNNNNNNNNNNNNNNNNNNNNNNNNNNNNNNNNNNNNNNNNNNNNNNNNNNNNNNNNNNNNNNNNNNNNNNNNNNNNNNNNNNNNNNNNNNNNNNNNNNNNNNNNNNNNNNNNNNNNNNNNNNNNNNNNNNNNNNNNNNNNNNNNNNNNNNNNNNNNNNNNNNNNNNNNNNNNNNNNNNNNNNNNNNNNNNNNNNNNNNNNNNNNNNNNNNNNNNNNNNNNNNNNNNNNNNNNNNNNNNNNNNNNNNNNNNNNNNNNNNNNNNNNNNNNNNNNNNNNNNNNNNNNNNNNNNNNNNNNNNNNNNNNNNNNNNNNNNNNNNNNNNNNNNNNNNNNNNNNNNNNNNNNNNNNNNNNNNNNNNNNNNNNNNNNNNNNNNNNNNNNNNNNNNNNNNNNNNNNNNNNNNNNNNNNNNNNNNNNNNNNNNNNNNNNNNNNNNNNNNNNNNNNNNNNNNNNNNNNNNNNNNNNNNNNNNNNNNNNNNNNNNNNNNNNNNNNNNNNNNNNNNNNNNNNNNNNNNNNNNNNNNNNNNNNNNNNNNNNNNNNNNNNNNNNNNNNNNNNNNNNNNNNNNNNNNNNNNNNNNNNNNNNNNNNNNNNNNNNNNNNNNNNNNNNNNNNNNNNNNNNNNNNNNNNNNNNNNNNNNNNNNNNNNNNNNNNNNNNNNNNNNNNNNNNNNNNNNNNNNNNNNNNNNNNNNNNNNNNNNNNNNNNNNNNNNNNNNNNNNNNNNNNNNNNNNNNNNNNNNNNNNNNNNNNNNNNNNNNNNNNNNNNNNNNNNNNNNNNNNNNNNNNNNNNNNNNNNNNNNNNNNNNNNNNNNNNNNNNNNNNNNNNNNNNNNNNNNNNNNNNNNNNNNNNNNNNNNNNNNNNNNNNNNNNNNNNNNNNNNNNNNNNNNNNNNNNNNNNNNNNNNNNNNNNNNNNNNNNNNNNNNNNNNNNNNNNNNNNNNNNNNNNNNNNNNNNNNNNNNNNNNNNNNNNNNNNNNNNNNNNNNNNNNNNNNNNNNNNNNNNNNNNNNNNNNNNNNNNNNNNNNNNNNNNNNNNNNNNNNNNNNNNNNNNNNNNNNNNNNNNNNNNNNNNNNNNNNNNNNNNNNNNNNNNNNNNNNNNNNNNNNNNNNNNNNNNNNNNNNNNNNNNNNNNNNNNNNNNNNNNNNNNNNNNNNNNNNNNNNNNNNNNNNNNNNNNNNNNNNNNNNNNNNNNNNNNNNNNNNNNNNNNNNNNNNNNNNNNNNNNNNNNNNNNNNNNNNNNNNNNNNNNNNNNNNNNNNNNNNNNNNNNNNNNNNNNNNNNNNNNNNNNNNNNNNNNNNNNNNNNNNNNNNNNNNNNNNNNNNNNNNNNNNNNNNNNNNNNNNNNNNNNNNNNNNNNNNNNNNNNNNNNNNNNNNNNNNNNNNNNNNNNNNNNNNNNNNNNNNNNNNNNNNNNNNNNNNNNNNNNNNNNNNNNNNNNNNNNNNNNNNNNNNNNNNNNNNNNNNNNNNNNNNNNNNNNNNNNNNNNNNNNNNNNNNNNNNNNNNNNNNNNNNNNNNNNNNNNNNNNNNNNNNNNNNNNNNNNNNNNNNNNNNNNNNNNNNNNNNNNNNNNNNNNNNNNNNNNNNNNNNNNNNNNNNNNNNNNNNNNNNNNNNNNNNNNNNNNNNNNNNNNNNNNNNNNNNNNNNNNNNNNNNNNNNNNNNNNNNNNNNNNNNNNNNNNNNNNNNNNNNNNNNNNNNNNNNNNNNNNNNNNNNNNNNNNNNNNNNNNNNNNNNNNNNNNNNNNNNNNNNNNNNNNNNNNNNNNNNNNNNNNNNNNNNNNNNNNNNNNNNNNNNNNNNNNNNNNNNNNNNNNNNNNNNNNNNNNNNNNNNNNNNNNNNNNNNNNNNNNNNNNNNNNNNNNNNNNNNNNNNNNNNNNNNNNNNNNNNNNNNNNNNNNNNNNNNNNNNNNNNNNNNNNNNNNNNNNNNNNNNNNNNNNNNNNNNNNNNNNNNNNNNNNNNNNNNNNNNNNNNNNNNNNNNNNNNNNNNNNNNNNNNNNNNNNNNNNNNNNNNNNNNNNNNNNNNNNNNNNNNNNNNNNNNNNNNNNNNNNNNNNNNNNNNNNNNNNNNNNNNNNNNNNNNNNNNNNNNNNNNNNNNNNNNNNNNNNNNNNNNNNNNNNNNNNNNNNNNNNNNNNNNNNNNNNNNNNNNNNNNNNNNNNNNNNNNNNNNNNNNNNNNNNNNNNNNNNNNNNNNNNNNNNNNNNNNNNNNNNNNNNNNNNNNNNNNNNNNNNNNNNNNNNNNNNNNNNNNNNNNNNNNNNNNNNNNNNNNNNNNNNNNNNNNNNNNNNNNNNNNNNNNNNNNNNNNNNNNNNNNNNNNNNNNNNNNNNNNNNNNNNNNNNNNNNNNNNNNNNNNNNNNNNNNNNNNNNNNNNNNNNNNNNNNNNNNNNNNNNNNNNNNNNNNNNNNNNNNNNNNNNNNNNNNNNNNNNNNNNNNNNNNNNNNNNNNNNNNNNNNNNNNNNNNNNNNNNNNNNNNNNNNNNNNNNNNNNNNNNNNNNNNNNNNNNNNNNNNNNNNNNNNNNNNNNNNNNNNNNNNNNNNNNNNNNNNNNNNNNNNNNNNNNNNNNNNNNNNNNNNNNNNNNNNNNNNNNNNNNNNNNNNNNNNNNNNNNNNNNNNNNNNNNNNNNNNNNNNNNNNNNNNNNNNNNNNNNNNNNNNNNNNNNNNNNNNNNNNNNNNNNNNNNNNNNNNNNNNNNNNNNNNNNNNNNNNNNNNNNNNNNNNNNNNNNNNNNNNNNNNNNNNNNNNNNNNNNNNNNNNNNNNNNNNNNNNNNNNNNNNNNNNNNNNNNNNNNNNNNNNNNNNNNNNNNNNNNNNNNNNNNNNNNNNNNNNNNNNNNNNNNNNNNNNNNNNNNNNNNNNNNNNNNNNNNNNNNNNNNNNNNNNNNNNNNNNNNNNNNNNNNNNNNNNNNNNNNNNNNNNNNNNNNNNNNNNNNNNNNNNNNNNNNNNNNNNNNNNNNNNNNNNNNNNNNNNNNNNNNNNNNNNNNNNNNNNNNNNNNNNNNNNNNNNNNNNNNNNNNNNNNNNNNNNNNNNNNNNNNNNNNNNNNNNNNNNNNNNNNNNNNNNNNNNNNNNNNNNNNNNNNNNNNNNNNNNNNNNNNNNNNNNNNNNNNNNNNNNNNNNNNNNNNNNNNNNNNNNNNNNNNNNNNNNNNNNNNNNNNNNNNNNNNNNNNNNNNNNNNNNNNNNNNNNNNNNNNNNNNNNNNNNNNNNNNNNNNNNNNNNNNNNNNNNNNNNNNNNNNNNNNNNNNNNNNNNNNNNNNNNNNNNNNNNNNNNNNNNNNNNNNNNNNNNNNNNNNNNNNNNNNNNNNNNNNNNNNNNNNNNNNNNNNNNNNNNNNNNNNNNNNNNNNNNNNNNNNNNNNNNNNNNNNNNNNNNNNNNNNNNNNNNNNNNNNNNNNNNNNNNNNNNNNNNNNNNNNNNNNNNNNNNNNNNNNNNNNNNNNNNNNNNNNNNNNNNNNNNNNNNNNNNNNNNNNNNNNNNNNNNNNNNNNNNNNNNNNNNNNNNNNNNNNNNNNNNNNNNNNNNNNNNNNNNNNNNNNNNNNNNNNNNNNNNNNNNNNNNNNNNNNNNNNNNNNNNNNNNNNNNNNNNNNNNNNNNNNTCATTCAGAAAACAAATTCACATAATCATGCCAAATATGGAAGGACAATTAACGGATATTTAGAATAAATTTCCAAGTCAAAAAGCATTCAAACGAGATTTTTTCTTAAATTAGGCAACGACTCTTATAAATATATTGTAAACAAATTAATTTGAATAATAAATTTTAGGGTTATTTCATTAAATTTTCAAGTCAAATTATTACATTAAATGCAACCTCTTCACTGACATATATTCTTACGGTTTTGCTACCGAATTAATTAAGAGTAAAGTCAACTTTAACCAATTAATTAAAAAACAGGTTTAttatatatgataaaaaaaacAACCTTccactattttaattttttgaattttaaaataaaaataaaaagaaattggtTTAATTGACTTGTTATGTTATTGATCTTCTGAACTTTTTCTTCCCAAAATACAATTTTTGACATATTGGCTTTGATAAttcaattttattaattattttagctaattttaaaatattaaactatttttttctcaaaaaatCCTGAAAATCGTATGTCATAATTTCAAGTGCAATAAACACTGAATCATTGACATGTATACGGGATATGATACGATATGAGACACataaatacataaattttaatttttaataagatACGTGTAAATTCtgctaaattaataaataattagtcaataaattaaattttaatcaaGTAAAttaaaatgtgaatattatattaaaataggataaagttctttaaaacgagaattttgacactaatttcgaagaatttGACCTAAAATTGGACAGAACAGATCGAACCGAGTCCAAACCAGACCCGTAGACCCAACCGGACCCATCACTTAAATGAGCTAAAGCTCATCTTCCTCCCCAATTCAGCAAGAAGCACGCTGAAACACAAGGAGGGGAAGAAAAGGGTTCCAAACCCTTGTTCCAATTTCTATCCACCATAACTTCTCCATCCGAGTtccgatcgtcgcaccgtttgtggctaccCATTCACCGCGTTGAGCTCTATGATTCTATTGGAACAATTTTATAGGTAAGTCACTCTATCACCCCAATCTCTCTAttcctcaattttcaaaattaaagagaatccaagttgaaaatttgtttattttggttttctaggcTCAAATTTGCTTGTGGAGCTTGTTGGATTTGGCTCTCTTGGTCCGTGGATAAGGTGAGGTCTCTAGCCCTAGTAAATTATTGGTTTTGAGTATGTAAATTCTGAATTTTGAAATATATATGTATGATATGTGTGAACTAGGTATATATATACATGTATTGGAATTAAATTGTGGACATTTGGAGGCTTGGTGGAGGATTGATGCTAAAGTTTTGGTGATTTTGGAACTTGTGGGGCTGTGTGTGTGGGGCTTAAGTGGTTGCCTTGGACCAAAcgtagaaatcggccaaggtatggtttatgtttttcatatttaatatataatgtcatgtgaaaacttaggttagatgacCACAGGTTAGGTTGGAACGTATGAATGTACTTGATGCTTAGTGATTTTGGTAAGAATTGTGACATGAATTGGGGTGCTTGTTGAATGAACTAagaatgatgaattgatgatgatatgtgtatgtatatgtatgtTGAATAAGTGAAATGATATTCTATTGATGTATTGAAAGGGTGAAGTGAGATGTTGTTGAGTTGAGAAATGGTAAGGTTTTAAAGATTGTTGTGATATTGTTAAAGGTGTGTTATATTGATGATTATAGGTATGATGAGTTGGGTTGGAATAAGTTTTAAAAAGCAAATGGAGGTTTTGAGTTTTTGTGAAATttggtttttggccgaacttcaacgacccataacttggcttccggatctccaaatgatttcaaacttattttgtatgaaaattgggtccataAAGTTTACGCCGTTCAAAGAATGGAGGAAAAATGATTGAAAATAGAAAAGTTATGTGCGTCAGAAGTTGGGATTAAAAAGGGTGAAATTTTGCAGCTTTTCAGACTTAtgcaaatttttggaaaaatgtacgctcacgcgtacgcgtggcccatgcgtacgcatgacctggcaTTTGCGTACACGACCAACCCTTTTGCGCACTCGAGTATGGACTTTTTCTTGCCGATGCATACGCGTCCAGCAGCCCGGGACGCGACCAACCCTTTTGGGCTGggatctacgcgtacgcgtggcccctgttccagcaaaaataaattttgtgttctttaagttaaattttaaacttctaaacctctattttcatctttTTAGTCTCAAATCATAGTATGAGCTCTAGTAATAAGATGGAGATAGAAAATTGAGATAACTGGGGGTGAAGTAAAGTAGGAAAAGCGGTGAAGTAAATATGGAAATGAGTATAATTGGAGTATATATGATATTATGGCACGTATGATATGATTTTGCAAAGATCACAATGATTATGAATATTATTTTGGCATTATATACTCAattgatctgagatacgagttttcctgggtaaaatACCGTGGCCTACCACCACGTGTTTCAGGTCTACACtcaatactctgttgaccctacgacgtaagatgTGACCGGACACTCTAAATTCCCGGAAAGGTTGACCCCCATTgagtaattttatatatatttgagaaaagactatgcatagactcttggggatgcgcgtcggGGGATAGTCCatggtttagcaaaccggacttgtcgggttggcttgataatcgacagatgagccaCATCAGCCATAGggaaggcatgcatcatatgcatattgtttgaattacttgtttgtgcattatcTGGGTGTGCCTAAATATACTTGCTATGCTAAATGTATAATTTTTAACTGCAGAACTTGTActctacttgtgtttgcttttaTCTGCTTGACTGTCTATGAAATATTATTGAAGATGGAAGAACGGAGAAAAGGTGTACAGGTTTAGTGTTAAGGTTAAATTTAACTTAAGTTTAGAATTCCCTAGACACCTACcccttttatggtttctgtttaataaattaagttttataatttgagtgtccgcgttctaggattgccttagGCATTCACAGGACCTTATATActatgtgcgtggcacctttaccatgccgAGAACTTCCgattctcaccccatactatgttgttgttttcaaatgcaggtcaaGAGGAGTAGTCTCTAGGTTTTATTTTGATGTACAACTTTATATATATGTACTTGACTTTCTCTCCGATCAgcttgtttattttgttcctcttagaggtttaaggaGAGTTAGGGTTTCAGCTATGTATTTTAGGTTTtcgggatatgtatatatatgtaaatattctccagccagccttagcttcgcaggctgagttaggtgCTTGTTATTATGTACTTTTGACCCTCCATTCCCACTTTCTACTTAGTTACACCTATGATctctaggtttcttagcacgcaagtaatcttGTTTCCTGAGCATTGccctttttattttgtgattttgttttacccgtttTTTAAGGCTCCTCGTATATTACTCTCTTTCAGATACTATTATGTATATAGTTTGTTTTAGAACTCGTAATACcataccacctctgttttacagctTAAGCGTAAATCTTTGTGTGGTacggtgttacattatggtatcagagccgttcgttcctatagagcctgagggacagactgactatgcttctgtgcattctctatgtatgtgtctatgtgctattatgatatctaactgatatctggcataaacgttcatgtgCATCCCTTTGGAacttgaagcactagacttgcgaCATTGAGACTGATCAaattgatatcacttgtttggtgtgtataggaaccagatgtcgactcgcggacgCGGTCCCGGGCAAGGTAGAGGTAGAATAGGCAATTTTAATCTTGGCCCGACAGGGAATGATCCTGTAGACTTCATGGCTGCCCTGGGAAATATGGTTGCGGCTATGCAGGCGACAGCCGAAGCTCTGGGAAACCAGATAAATAATGGGAACCATGGGAATAACAATGAAGATGGCCTTATGACGCTTGCCACATTCCTGAAGGTTCACCCTCCAACCTTCCGGGGAACCTCAAACCCCACTGAGGCCGATAACTGGGTCCAAGCGATAGAGCGGGCGCTACAGGCTCAACAGGTTTCTGAGGAGCAATGGGTTGAGTTTGGAACTTATCAGCTACAAGGCGAGGCCCAGTATTGGTGGCAAGGAACACGACGAATCCTGCAGCCAGATGGTGTCATGATTTCTTGAGAATTGTTCCGAACAGAATTCTACAAGAAGTATTTTCCCAGTTCAGCTAGAAACGCCAAGGAACTTGAATTGATGCAATTGAAGCAAGGGCATATGACTGTTACCGAGTATACTAATAAGTTTGAGGAATTATGCCGGTTCTCTCGCATTTGTCAAGACGCTCCAGAGGATTTTGCTGaatggaagtgcattaagtatgaGGGAGGTCTTCGGAGTGAGATTCTGAACTCCGTGGCACCAATGGAGATCAGGGTGTTCTCTGAACTTGTAAACAAGAGTAGGGTGGCTGAAGAATGTGTGAGGAAGGCGACAATAGAGAAAGGAAGCATGAGAATGCCTTTTCAGAGGAATCAGGGGAGAAACTTTGCACCGAGGGGCAGGAATTTCAAATATGGAGGCTTTCTCCCTCAAAACAACCAGGGGCAAGGCAACTTCAGGAGGCCGACTCACAATACTAATCAGGAAAGAAGATTTGGGAAATAGCCACAGCAGGACTTGAACTGTTAGAAGTGCGTGAAGCATCATCTAGGAGTTCCATGCAGATTGGGTATGGGAGTGTGCTATTTCTGCAGGCAACTCAGGCACCTGGCTTGAAGCTGTCCAGAAAAGAAGTATGAGACTGGCAGAGTGCAGCAGCCAGGGAGAGTATATACTACTTCTGCAGTAGGCACTGAGGGATCAGAGACACTGATTAGAGGTAACTGTGAGATGGCTGGTAAAGTTTTAAATGCCTTATTTGATTTAGGAGCAACACATTCATTTATTACATTTGAGAAGGCTAATGAACTAGGATTGAAAATAGTGGTCTTGGGCTATGATTTAAAGGTGCATTATGCTACCCATGAGGCTATGGTGACTAGGTTAGGATGTCCACAAGTTCCGTTTTGAGTACAACAACATGAATTCATTCATGATCTGATTTGTCTGCcgatgactggtcttgatctcattcTGGAGTTGGACTGGTTATCTAAGAACCATGTTCTGCTTGACTGTTCTGAGAAATCAGTGTGctttgtaacaccctcactaccagaatgtcatgcttccggctgaaccactctgatagcaagaagtattacgactacattatatacttaatattaaaataggagcctgtgactcgacaccgtatcgctgatttctttgaaaaccggaaataaatactttatcttaagaaaaaaaataagcaaGCATAGATTTatatacaagacttcttacataatatcttataatataatatacatataaaacatacaactcttatccctcttacaaaattgtcATAACAAAGataagggaagaaaataatctaattaatacaacaacatataaaccaaacgcagtataactcttcataatgcttcttcatccggttcctgaaaaggtaaagttgtagggggtgagaacctaaccacacggtctcaccacagagtttcagagttgtcataagaagatacttaataagaaaactgttttcaagctcagtgattatcactgccttatgaatcttttaaaaaacaataattaatcatttcaaaccttttcaaaggAACAACATTcaatctttcagaaatccaaaacctttcttttttataagaaaatcttaatcagAGACCAACCACGAAATCaatcaacacaatcattaattcagcactaaagctcattctcaaaagtagcacaccaggacaaacacaagcaaaacagacaaagaaagcacaggtttaggtaacagttacagcaaatagttcaggtAGCAGTTAAGAATAgtttaacaattaggcaaaccaaaacaagttcaaacctaagcaaagcatacaaatgcatataatacatgcttgtcctatggctaatgagctcatctatcggttatccatccaacccgacaagtccaaaaaccttagactgtcccctgacgcgcatccccatgagtctatgcatagttttttctcatatatatatatatatatatatatatatatatatatatatatatatatcaaatcgctcaatggggtaccattcccgagaatttataagtgcccggtcacccttacgtcgtaggatcaatagagtatcgagtttcaacctggtacacatggtggcaagccacagTACTTTACCCAGGGAACTCGTGtttcagataattcaaatttatAAGCCATATGGATAATTCATTCAACATTCATCGACATCTAagtcattctcaatatcatcatcattcgttAATCCATATCTCATTTCCATATTCATTcgaaaatcatatttcaaattcaatcctcatcatccttcttcctATTCCGTTCATCAATAATCCCAATTCAAAACACAATTCTTTCTgtgataaataaatcaatcttaaaacatgtAATGTTTAAAACCAAATATTTTCAGATAATACTTTAaacaaaacttccaattttataaaatttcggcagcatctcctctaaaactcggacattGCCACCCTTtctgggtcccatccaaacatttctcaaaccttttctcaaCCATTACCAAATTtcaatcattttc is a window encoding:
- the LOC107637970 gene encoding wound-induced protein 1-like, translated to MWQHQSLQNTGSDRIFQNTMAFQIHNKAIVELLYKALLGEVKKMDMVSKLVASDLEWWFHGPPHCQHMMRLLTGEKPHNNGFRFEPRSVTAIGDCVIAEGWEGKAYWVHVWKLKNGLITQFREYFNTWLVVRDLRPPAWEDERHDSNTLWQSQPRDLYRRSLPGLLLAI